The stretch of DNA AGCAAGTTACCACGCGTTTAAAACTTGTGTGGCTTTGGCTTTTGTTGATGAGATTGACCATGAGTGTTCCACTTTTGGTGATTACCTAAATATTCTATCCACAAGGAACAATAATGTTTGTAAGGAATGAGAAAGTgggagaataataataataatattaacaatattagTTGAAAAACCATTCGTCCAACATTAGacataaataaacaacaaaacattTGATGAAGTTTGCTTGGACTTTTTCTTACTTGGGAGCATCAGATTCTGGTAGCTTGTCAAACACAAAGTGGAGGCTTCATCTCAACCTCTGGCTGTTGTTGATTAATCATTGGTAAGTTTTCCCTTTCTCTGGTCCAATTACAACTTACACAACTGGACTCTGCTACCACACAACTGTTCAATTACAATGGAAGGTTCAGGGCCAGAACATTAATGAGGACATTTGAAGCCCAGATCAAGGCCCAAAGAGAAAAGGTCAATCTTTTATAGATTATCCAAACAGGcccatccaattcaaaatccAGAACTAATCTCTGGCAATGAATTCAATCAAcacctttaccattcatggacccaATTACCAGCTAAGCAATATGATCATTTGGCTACATCAGAATTTAAGAGGAAAAAAGTGTACACATTACTTATCAAgtgattattttttagttcagaCCATCCTTCTCCGTTTTTAGAGCAGAAGTTCCTTACCTCTATAATTCCCAAACAAGTGaagaacagaaaaataaaataaagtaatcaGATAGGACATTGTTCCAAATTCAACGGGATGGCagtaaacaacaaaaacaaaactaagCAGTGGCAGTAAAGAGGAGCAATGCACAGAAACACCAGTATAAATACATAGAAGTAGATTATCAAGTAGTCCAAAACTGATATTGCATATTGTAAAACGTACTCTTCATCCTTTTCAGCAACTAGATAAGCATAAAGAAAACTCACTAAATATTTCTGTCTATTCTATTTCCTCAACTTGAACAACATGATGGAAATTGAATAATGCTGAACCATCTAAAGACTAGTCAACATCACTCCTACACAAGTACACAACATATTGGCTTCAGGTAAAAGGCAAATGTCTTAACCTTGTGCACCAATTTCACCATCCAAGATTGCATGCCTAGTTAAAACAATCTCTTTTACAAGATTTCTGTAAGTGAAAGGTCTAACAACCGCTCGCAAAAATAGCTCTGGAGGAATTCTGCTTCTCTTAATCCTTTTTCTCCATTTTCCAATCCCAATATACTTCCACTCTTCTGGACTCACCTTTGCTCGCTTGCCTCTCAAGGCAGTTTCATCTCCATCTACTGAGGGTGCTGTCTCTTCCTCTACATTGTGCATCACTGGTTGCTTCTTATTCAGCTTTTTATTGGTTTCAAGAGCCTTCCTTGCCAGATTTTCCATTGCATCCCCGCTACCTAATGCTTTTTCAAACTCCTCGTTCCAATTAAAGTCAGTCTCATCCTCTTCCATGGCCTCATATTTGCCGTCTTCACCTTCCTCCATGTCCATCACTAGATCTTGGTTTTTATAGGgatcaacatcatcatcatcatcatcatcatcattcagctcctcttcctcctcatcatcatcatcatctgcgTCATCATCACTACCTTCATCCTCAATCCAATCGAGAATTTCAGTATCATCAGGATCATCAACAACagcatcatcttcttcatcaggAGCATCACAACCCAGCTCCATCTCTTCCAACTTAGCCTTCCACTCCTTTGTATATGGATGTAACAATTCCACGGGATGGTTTTTCAACAGAAACTCCAAACATTTTGACTTTTTCTCATCACTCAATTTATCATACGCATTCACCACATCATCGACAAATGCCTTTTGATTCACCTTCACAATCTTACACAATCCGCCGTAGTAAGTACACAACTCAACACTACCATCATCGTTTTCCAACTCAAAAAGAAAATCCTGTTCTGTTTCAGGGTTAAGTTGTTGAATTAGTGGCTTGAAAAAGCCATCCTGTGGCTCAAACCTACACTGGAACACAGGCTTCTTCACATATACAATATCAGGTCTCATCCATGCAGCACATTGCCCTATCGCCGACCTAGCCTTGTTCCCAAGTCTACCCATCAAATTCCACTTATCCAATCTCTGTTGACCAGCCTCAAGTACTACTTCACAAACTAGCGTCCATTGCTCCCACGGAAGCTCTGAAAGTCTCCACCTTGGGTGCCTTACAAATACCCAAAAATACCTTAACTTGCTTTGATCCAGCTGCTTCACTTTTTCTCCATAATCTTCAGCCATTTCAGCTTGTTCAATTTTCTCCCACTCCTCATGGTCCCTCACTTCACCGATTAGCGTCACACACTCATCCGTGATCCCTCCCCGAACTGGATCGCCCACAACAACCCCACGCCAAGAGTAGGGTCCATATTGACCATACTTGTACCAATCATAAGGATGACGCAAATTTGGGTCATCCTTCTCCATGAACCGGACCATTCGATCATACCCGAGGCCAATCTGTTGGAGCTCATCCTCAGTGAAGTTATCAGGATAATTCCCACCACCATGAGGGTTTTTCAGCCTGTAGAACAGAGACTCCGCATACTTCTTGGTTCTTGCGCTATTAATGCGCCTCCACCGACTCCGTAACTCTGCAGCGCCTTCAATTCGACCACCCGAGGAGCCATCACCACCAGACTTCTTGCTACGACCAGCGTAACACCTCAGGTCCCTTCTTGTGCCCGCTGAATTCCGCCCCAAAATTGAGGATTCACTTACTGGTTTAGGGATTTGGGAGAGTGATACAACTGCAAAGCGTCTGTGTGAATGGAATTTTAGGTTTGGGGTTTTGTGAAAAGGCCTGAGAGGAGAAAGTTGAAGGTATGTTGAAGATGGGTTGAGTGTTGTGGGCAAGAATTCACTTCTAAAATGCCTGAGATCCATCTCAAAAACCACCCAACACCACCAGCTAAACACATAAACAATTGCAAAACAAATTAGTTTTTCAAACCAGAATCATCGAAAAAACAACAACACTAGTTCAGTGTTTCAAAAACGAGAATCATTATAAAGCCCAGACACGGCAATTTTGCCTCGCGTCCCACTTCCGAAGCGTCTCCGACACGGACACGCCGGCGAATCGTGTCCGACGATGTTTGTGGAGTTGGACACGGTTTGCGGAGTTCTTGGACACGCGTGTCAGTGAAGAATGACACCAAAATGCGGGAAGAAAAAGTCTGTGAACGTGGAAGAGTAGAACGTGAGTGGCGCAGTTTCCAGCTTCTGTGATTGTTACTCTCTTCGTTgcctgaagaagaagaaaaaggaagcgGTACGTGTTGCTGATATAAACTGTGAATAGATAGATAGTTTGAAATGCTGAAGCTGCTGGACCAAGTGAAGAAAAGATTATACCTAAAAATGAGTTGGGAGGGCGAGTGAACCTAATTATAATACGGattaaaatctttttataaattataatacggattgatttttaatttggcTAACATAGAATCTAGTCCATCTAGATTAAATTTGTGGTGAGCTGAATTGGTTGACCAACCTGCAAATAAAAGATCAcataaatgatttttgttaatttaagctttatatttggatcaagttagttgtttttttagccaacacatagataatttgtattttttatgattttagtttgtatttgaattatattgaagtttatttagattttaattagaattataatttagttatgaccaaaaaaaataaaatatttgtatttttttttaattgagtgaGCTAGATCTGTTTAACCTACCagattacccgttttgacatctctaattataccaataaaagtatataactatttgaaaaatatttgtattcagCGTATTATCTTAcgtatatttataatataaccTTGACAGGTAAAGTTGAAAAACgttaattgaaatattaaaattaaatgataatatattcTTAAGAAAAATAACTACATAaatcctttttatttgtttagaaAGTTGCATATAATTttagtgtgtttttttttttcattttcagcTCCATTTATATTGTGTCCTTGAATAGAATTTAAGCCTAGCTTACTCTTATCCATTTTATTAATGCAGAAaagggttaaaaaaataaactaaaatccgagaaagaaatgaaatgaagAGGAAATAATTAAGAAGTGCTGAATCATTTAGTAAAATAAAGTCAAGTCGCAGTCAAAAAATTGTAACCTAACTTGTGTCATTTCttagtttatttttagattttgttaTATCTTAATCACTTTTAATATCTCCTTACAATTTTTCCtctaatattaaaatcataacaAACTTACAtcttatttaatcttttatttacttatttagtAAAActatagatatttaaaaaaaaaaaaaatacatacttCAAATATCTCAAAAAATGCAGATACTAAACTAACTCCGATAATAAATCAAATCTTTTGCAATATTTCCTTTCACTAAAGGATCAAGTTTGGACCACTTAAACAATTTTGACTTCcctatttaaagaaataatattttctgtaattattattattagaaggTAGCTTTTTAATAGATAGATTAAAATATGAACTATAACTTCTATAAATTTACTTTCAAAAtaactctattattattattattattgtcgtcgtctctattattattattattattgtcgtCGTCATGCTTTCGATTTAGAAAACACTTAAGAGGTTAAAGTTTAGCCAACGCAAGTAGATTTTTCTGAATTTGGAAGTAGTGCTAACAGCAACAAGAACAAACAAAGTACCATTGGTTACAGCAAACTGAATAACAAGCCATGGCTTGTGACTATCCATGCTTATTTTCATAGAAAGTTTCTTTAAGTTAAAGTACACTCAACGGATCTAGGTGTGGAATGGtgagaaacagaaaaaaaaaaaaaaaaaaaaaaggcatttAAGTTAAAATCTGTCTGGTGTTCGTCCTAAAACTGTgatatacaaataaattaaattatataaacatgttacaTGATGTGCACACTATACGAATCCAACTGCTCTGGAGATTGGGTGTCAAGAATTAAAATTGAAGGATATTTGGTGGTGCCTCATCCTCCTATTCGTAGAAAATCAGTGTGACTCttgctgttgatttccccattgcAGTTGCAGAGATGTAAAAGAGTGAGTTTTCATTATCCGCGAAGACGCTTGTCACAAACCAAGACCCTATAACTTGCATGAGGACCCTCAGATGTGTCTCGCAATGTGACATGCCAGCCCATGGCATTACCAATCTCAATAAGCTCATCCATGATGGCAAGAGTATCACGGATGTATGCCCGTCCACCAGGTCTGAGTATCCGATCCATCTCAACCATAATTGATGACACATTGCATCTGATAATACACAAATGAATGAAACAATAGTAAACTCAGACGTAACAACTTAACAAGGTAAACTTGAACAAGTTTCTTTTATGCAATACGCATTGATGAAATCATAATACATGATCTAcatgaagaataaaaatacaaataaaacttatttcTAGATGGACAAATGTTTAGATGCAGGTTATCAAGGAATAAGCAGCAGATTACTGTGGTAATGGAGGATGAGTTACACATCCGATATTCAAACCATTTTACTTTGCTAGAGAGAAATAGCATCTTGAGTAGTGAAGTGTAATTACTAATCCTACGAACGGCAGattaaaacaaacaaagaaCAGAAATAGAGGTAAAAGTCGGTGGAGCCACCATGAGTCTACCTGACATACTTTTAATACTcaaaccttttttctttttttttttttcattttatcaaaaCAATCGCAAAAGTAACCCAGAAAAAGATAGACAGACAGTTGAGAAGTAGAGAAAAAAGTACCTTTTCTTCTCAACGGAAAGCAGGTTCGCAGCATGCAGTAAATCATAAGTTCTCGGATAGGTGTCAAACGGTTCGCACCTAAAttacaaaaaacataaatagagaaatattacaACTTTCTGCCAGgttcataaaatattggtacaataTTTTTAGAATGTATTCCGGTTTGAGGCTAAGGCCAACAGCTGGGCTAAACACAAAAATTAGTTACAGGAGACACGGCAGGGGAGAGGGTATTAGGTATCTTTTCATTTGGAACCTTTAGAGGTTGGGCAGTAAGAGCTTCAATCCTCTCCCTGAGGAGCATTAGCTTACAGGGGTCATCTAATGTGATAGTTTGTGTTTTTCAAATCAATAacattgttttttgtttctattgaGTTTGATTCCTAATAGTATGCGTTTAACAAAAtgactaataattttaataaaataccaGTCATGCATAACTCCAATCAGCCCGCGGTCATATATAACAGGTAAGGTGTTTGAACCACTAACAGGAACAACATTCATAACCCAGCTGTCAAGATTCTGATCAATCAATGCTGCTGCAAATCTGCGAAGTACACAAATATACTAATCAGAAAATcctaaattcataatataacaCGAAAAGAAATAGGATAACGACCATACCCTCCAAAACCAGCTTTCATGTCCATAACATTTCTTAATTTCATCTTCTTCCAACGTAAGACACGTACATAGCTTGCTATAATCTCACCCCAGTATTTTGATTCAGCCTTAAAAAGCTCATTTCTGGATATGAAAGCATCAAATTTTATGCTTTGAAGCCTATCAGGTGGAGTATGCAATCGTGCAGGCCATCTGGCAACATTTGCTCCATATCCATTCTCAGGCAGTCGGGAGATGCAAGCTTTTAGATTAGCATACCTAAATTAATGAAGCAAATAATGAAATTGTCAATATCGGGCTTTTTATAAAACACTCCGATGCTTGATAAAGTTATCACAAAGCAGACCCAAATTGTTCATTTTTAAGAACTATACAACTTGTCATTAGGTTTCTTCCTAACGGTTGGCACTGGGTTAAAAGGGTGTTTATATAGACTACAAAAGATTGCAAATATCACAAACAAACAAGTAGAGTAAATTTAGATAACATATTCCGCATCGTTGAATACCCATACATAATAGTTTCTGTTTccttcttttcaattttttttctgcttTATCCACAAATATTATGTGCTCTACAAGGTAATTTacgtgaattttaaaatatttatatagtgGCTTCAGTGAATTGTTGGTCATGGAAATAactaaactttttattttatttacatataacccaaaaaaaaatagttcttaCTTGGGAAGCTCTCTATCACAGAAGATGACAGTAAATTTGGCATTGATCACATAATTGGAGAAGACAAAAAAATGTCATAATAATCTGTAGATCAGGAAGGCAAGAACACAAACCAAACATTGTCGGGGTCATCACTTTGGCCACACAGTACAGGTTGAGTTCCTGCCTCACGATTTAGATAGCAGCTATTGTCAGAAGGTTTCTGCCATATTGCAACATACCcatctttttttaaaaacttcCAGCATAGACGAGTAGTAAGATTAAGCATCTCTGAGATAGCAAACAATTTCATGGGTACATCATGTCAGAAAATGATAATACTAATACCGAGGTACAAAACTAAGCATTATACAAATACAAGAACCAGCTGAAAAGTTACAAGAAATTCAACTTATAAATAGTTATCAAGTTGAATGGTACCTTTCCATTGTTCTTCTAACACTTCCTCGTGTTTATAAACAGGTTGGGCAGCCCAGACAAAGTACCCACCTGCCCTTAGCATCCTATTAACTTCAAGCAGTAAAATACCATCTTCACCACAAGTAAAAATATAGATGTTAGAGAAGAAATTCAAAGTGAGCAACTGACATAGATATTGGAGTAGCACATTGAAAAGGATCTCATTTTATATTCAACAACAGTactttttataagatttaaagCATTCAGAAAAGAGTCCTGCCCTCCCCCCTCCTCATTCAAACCCTTTTCAACTAACAAGGAAACACCATATCAGGTAAAAATTGATATCAAATCTGCACACATGGTAACtagttattaattttcttaataagaAAAATCTAACGGGGAAGAAATCAGGACCCAGCAAAAGATGGTAATAAAAGATTAAAGGATCTTTGATGTGCTTGTTAATTTaaggaagaaaaatatgaagatTTACTAGTCAAAACACAACATATAAATACAGTCATTCATGTCATAAAGAAATAGAAACTCAAAAGACAACTGAGAAAATGAAAGGGAGTGGGAAGCTTTAAGAACCACTGACTAAATACAACATGACTCCCACTAATCAAGTAGCTGATAGAAATCATACCATCCCGAGTCCAATTAATTCTACAGCGTGAACAATGTATCATGTCAAAAGCTTGACTTGGATATAACAATCGTCTAGTTGCAAATGCAGCAACCATTGCTGGCACACCACGCTCAAGAGCAAACTGAATCTGATTCTCATGAACATCCTTGGGAGCAACAGACATGGTTATAACATTTCGAGACAGTAAGTATGCACCAAAACTAGCAACACCGCAGCCAACATCAAGAGCGACTCTTATGTTCTGCCCAAACTTAATATCAGGAACCGTCTACAAAACCATGACATATAAACATCAGAATCATAAAAGAAGACACACCTACACTGTCCATAAAAGCAAAACCAAGgcatacaatattttatttaataacctCGGAAATATGATCCAAGTATTGATCCGCTCCATGTATAAATTGTGTACCACCCCCAGGAAACCTAAACTTATCCTTGCCTTTGGAAATCCAGTTTTGACCCCCTTTATCTTCAACAAGACGAGTGTGAGGAACATTGCTGTACCAAACCTACaagaaaaaacacataacatTACATTAAGAAACCATTGTAAAAGCACCCTATCCAAAAAGAAGGACAAGTAAATTCTCAAATTTAGACACAAAAATGTTTACACTAGTGCATGACTGGGAGCAacttttcttttagaaaataataatccttttcttttttccaaaaaagtataaaaacagGATGACATTATATAAATTCAGTAAGAAACATCTATGTACAAACaaccaaaattttaacatcatatTAATGAACAAGATCACATTATAAAGTAGCCAACTGCTATTAAATGTAAGTAAGTATAACTTCAtgtataaattatgaatttgatTACAAGCACTGACGTGAAGAAAGATTTTAAATTGTCATCCACTTAGAAAACACTCTGTTCGTTTTTATAATAGTCATTATGTTCATAAAATGAAGCGGAAAACCTTTTACAGTGACAAAAATGCATGGAAATTAAAATGCAtccataatgtaattttttttactacataTTAGAATCGCTTTAGCAATGATAATTTGTAATTGATTGACAGTTTACAAAGGTTTAGGATGCCAGTGCATAACAattaaacaatcaaattaaaCTGAAAAAAGTAAACCATTAGTATTAGTAGTAGTTAGTATAAAGTGATCCAAAGAAAGACTTACTAAATAAGTTCCCAAATGACGAAGTGAATGTTAGTACAACACCAATGGTTTTCCGTAAATTTTCACCAACTTAGTTTCATGTTGAAAGATTAATTTTGAATGCAGATTTGATTATAGGTTCAAGCAACTTTAGATAGTTTTTTACGTTACAAAAAGAATTTTATACTATTGAGTTGTACAAGTcacttcaaaatcaattttaatcaaaAACAATTTTGCCAGTAATAATCCAAAAACATAGGAAGGAAGCTGTTACCTCGTCGCGGCTTCTGGGCCAAGGAATCGAGGGACGGTACCCTTTAGGCGGCGGAATCAAGCAATGGAATCGTTTCCCCTCTTCGGGACAGTGCCTCTCGAATCTTTCTCCTCTCTCCGTGGACTCGAGTTTCCGAATCGCATCCTCGTTGTCCAAACACGGTATATGCTCGCTCATGCTGCGCGGGCACATTCCAAACTTGCTCACAGCCACTCTGGGAGCTGAGTCGGAATCCTCGGCGACGAGGCTCACGTTCCCCGCCTCATCCGGCGCGCCGTCCTCGAAGTCACCAACCTCGAACTCGTCGGACATGGTGCCATTCTCGTTGAGGATCCCGAAGCGCTTGAACACGTCCTGAGGCTCAGAAGCGGGGGGAGGTACGGGGAGAGGCACGGGGGGCTTTGGAGGCGTGTGGGCATCGATTATGGCGGAGACGTTGAAGAATTGGTTGAAGTTGGGGGATACGGTGACCTCGGCGGCGGTGGCGGCGGTGGTTGTGGCGGAGAAGAAGATGAGCTGGGGAGAGGAACCGTCGGAGAAGTGCTTGCCGACGAAGAAGAATGTGAGGGCaacgaagatgaagaagaagacgaTCTTGAGGGTGGTTCTGGGGTAATCGGCAATGGTGGCGGTGTAGGGTTTCATGCTGGTTCGATTCGCGAATCGAAACGAATCGTTTCGATGAGACTTAATTTGATGCAGTGTGCATGTGACGCTGCTAATAACTGTGCCACTGGAACGGAGGAACTGAAGCACAGCACCGACGCAGAAGTAAAACGGCAATGTTCATTTCTCTTTTTCGTCACTAagcttttattaaataaaaaataataccatATGTAGGAGAAAATTGTTCACaatagcaaatcatagaaattatagataaaaaaaatattgctagaaatattataaaactgAAATCAAATAGTAAGTAATATGttgtacaaaaatattatttcctaTATCTTCATAATTAagaagtttaaattaattttcttttatttatttaaaattttctttcttcttaaatatataaacGTTATATTGATTTTACGCTTTTCCAATTCCTTGATACTttcattgaaaaaaagaagaagaaattaaaCAGTGTGGTTGTATTGGTAACAGTGGCACatatatgaataataaataGGAGCACCATCATAGTTTGCGTGCTTATGAATTCCGACACCTTTGCTTTCCTGTGAAGATTATTAATTTGTTGGCtattctatttttatctttgaaaaaaaaaacaccttcatttttatctttatatttaataagttttaaaaagttattctaTTTTCATTCCCATAGGATATCGAatataaaatttgcaattttttgaAGGCCATGAATAGTTTCACATGGTTTGTAtaattttctgaaaaataaattagacaattatagtttttagaattttcttagttaaattcttcTTTTAAAATCGATTTTATGAGATGGGGGAATCTGATtcttttaacttcatttttttaccttgaaaaataatatcttaCAAGAAAATCACGTCACGTTGAATTAAaggaaatttatataaatacttGCAGAAATAtttatcacaaataaaataaattttattcattcttaaaaatatgattCTGGTAACCTGtgatatttgtattaaattatttaatatggcaaataactatatttcaaataactatataaagATTCTCATATATGTTTATGGCAAATCAAATATATTCTAATTATTCTTAAGTATATATGATTCCCACCTAATATATTATTCTCATTAATCATCATTTGGTACATAATTACtctaattttgtattattaaaaaCCATTGCATTAGGTCaacataatttgattttttttttctttgtatatgCAGTTAGCTTTCTAAATTACTCAAAGTCTAATAAGATTCTTCTTAAAAGATATAAATGATACGcaaataaaaattgtgcaaaTCTTACAATTGAAATACAAATTGATTATTATGCTGAATGGTGaattaattcatatatattttctacCCAAGTCTCTcatataatcttattttatatatatatatatatatatatatatatatatatatatatatatatatatatatatatatatatatataatatgattcaGATTTGTTGTTGAAGAtcaaagtattattattttaaatagagaaaataaatataataataataaaagttgaacaaaaataatatattttaatccaGTTTTGTAAAAAAGTTTTGGATTATTCTGACTTTTATTAGTGACGGATTTAAGAATTAAGTTAATAGAGAATTATAAATTATTCGTCTCGATAGGGAAGAGAAGTATATAAGATTAAAAGAgacaagataatatatttttcagtgataataattttaacaaaatcataTATGTAGTTTGCTTATGCTAAACTATGTGTAAAGTTCGTTGTTGGTTTTGATAATCACTTGTGATAAGTTTTAGTTAGTACATTGTTATGCAACAAGAGTGAATTAGGCCAAAGAAAAGCACCCATGGCAAAGTCTCTTTTGTAAGCCAAATCACCATTTGTTGGCAAGCCATATTCCTTGAGGAGGCTATCAAGCTTCCACTCAGGCATGTCTTCGTAATCTTTCTGAGTGTATCTTGGATAGTGCAGAGGCATCTGAAAGAATCCAACACTGTTCTTTTCTTGACTTTCCATATACAACTCTTTCTTTTCTCAAAACTAGGACTTTATTAATTACAACTCTTTTGTATATACTATGATTTCAGggacataatatatatatttggagaGTTAATGAGTTGATTTGAGGTTGATTTGGCATGAAGGGTGTCACATGAATGGGTTGGTGCACCTTCTCTCATGCATCAAGTTAATGCTTTCGTTGCTTCATCACATGTTTGCTCTTGTACATCAAAGTGTTTTAGATATTTAGTGGAATGATAAAACTTATATATGTATCATTCTAACAAGTTATAAGCATTGGATAgaggattatatatatattcagtcgcgaaattaaaattcatcgttatttgaaactttgatacattttggtatctcaaatttaaaaatgaatagatatagtatttttaatcaaaacgtataactttttttacatattaaacaATCTTCGAGATTATAATGTGTTATATAGTGTAAACAACTTAAACGTCAATTCAAAACGTCactcaaaacttaaaaaaatttacgaAATTAGATTAGAAGaactatacatttatttttaaagttggtgatcaaattatattaaaatttcaaaaatggataaatttcaatttcacattaCAGTTTAGAACtaacaacatatataaatatctatattaatgaataattcaacaattttattatgcattttaGTCAATGTGATGTTGTTTTtagaatgaaaatattaaattgtgaaaataaaaaatgaatactCAATGCCATAAATTGCAACCAATACACTGTACAAGGATAGACTTTACATGCCTGAAAAATTCTAACAATGGAAAAAAGTGCTCTGAATATAATAAGTCTAAAAATAAGAGATTTAATAACATAATGACACTgaacaaaattataatgaagAGTTTTGAAAATCAATACAAGAAAatcacttgtaatttttttttgggcAAGTTTAGTTGTTCACtttatgtaattttgttattattatgttgttataaataaaattagtcatCTTAGAAGAAGTAGTTGTTGATTCtaattctatttaattttaaaagataacacTTTTACgttatttctaattttgttcATATTATTTCCATTCATTTGTTAAACATACTTATACtttcatttcaatattttatgatCAAAATTGTTCAAGAAACAATTGAAGacaacaataaaaagaaaataataaaatatttaaaaatactcaACGTGGAGTAAAGCCAATAATTACTATAAAAGAAAACGAGAAATCATAAATAGCaag from Vigna unguiculata cultivar IT97K-499-35 chromosome 8, ASM411807v1, whole genome shotgun sequence encodes:
- the LOC114195125 gene encoding uncharacterized protein LOC114195125: MRFDLPQSGSICPDLLRSSPIFLYRLRRWRCGGKELYMESQEKNSVGFFQMPLHYPRYTQKDYEDMPEWKLDSLLKEYGLPTNGDLAYKRDFAMGAFLWPNSLLLHNNVLTKTYHK
- the LOC114194690 gene encoding uncharacterized protein LOC114194690 gives rise to the protein MDLRHFRSEFLPTTLNPSSTYLQLSPLRPFHKTPNLKFHSHRRFAVVSLSQIPKPVSESSILGRNSAGTRRDLRCYAGRSKKSGGDGSSGGRIEGAAELRSRWRRINSARTKKYAESLFYRLKNPHGGGNYPDNFTEDELQQIGLGYDRMVRFMEKDDPNLRHPYDWYKYGQYGPYSWRGVVVGDPVRGGITDECVTLIGEVRDHEEWEKIEQAEMAEDYGEKVKQLDQSKLRYFWVFVRHPRWRLSELPWEQWTLVCEVVLEAGQQRLDKWNLMGRLGNKARSAIGQCAAWMRPDIVYVKKPVFQCRFEPQDGFFKPLIQQLNPETEQDFLFELENDDGSVELCTYYGGLCKIVKVNQKAFVDDVVNAYDKLSDEKKSKCLEFLLKNHPVELLHPYTKEWKAKLEEMELGCDAPDEEDDAVVDDPDDTEILDWIEDEGSDDDADDDDDEEEEELNDDDDDDDDVDPYKNQDLVMDMEEGEDGKYEAMEEDETDFNWNEEFEKALGSGDAMENLARKALETNKKLNKKQPVMHNVEEETAPSVDGDETALRGKRAKVSPEEWKYIGIGKWRKRIKRSRIPPELFLRAVVRPFTYRNLVKEIVLTRHAILDGEIGAQG
- the LOC114194605 gene encoding probable methyltransferase PMT11 is translated as MKPYTATIADYPRTTLKIVFFFIFVALTFFFVGKHFSDGSSPQLIFFSATTTAATAAEVTVSPNFNQFFNVSAIIDAHTPPKPPVPLPVPPPASEPQDVFKRFGILNENGTMSDEFEVGDFEDGAPDEAGNVSLVAEDSDSAPRVAVSKFGMCPRSMSEHIPCLDNEDAIRKLESTERGERFERHCPEEGKRFHCLIPPPKGYRPSIPWPRSRDEVWYSNVPHTRLVEDKGGQNWISKGKDKFRFPGGGTQFIHGADQYLDHISETVPDIKFGQNIRVALDVGCGVASFGAYLLSRNVITMSVAPKDVHENQIQFALERGVPAMVAAFATRRLLYPSQAFDMIHCSRCRINWTRDDGILLLEVNRMLRAGGYFVWAAQPVYKHEEVLEEQWKEMLNLTTRLCWKFLKKDGYVAIWQKPSDNSCYLNREAGTQPVLCGQSDDPDNVWYANLKACISRLPENGYGANVARWPARLHTPPDRLQSIKFDAFISRNELFKAESKYWGEIIASYVRVLRWKKMKLRNVMDMKAGFGGFAAALIDQNLDSWVMNVVPVSGSNTLPVIYDRGLIGVMHDWCEPFDTYPRTYDLLHAANLLSVEKKRCNVSSIMVEMDRILRPGGRAYIRDTLAIMDELIEIGNAMGWHVTLRDTSEGPHASYRVLVCDKRLRG